The following coding sequences lie in one Myxococcus stipitatus genomic window:
- a CDS encoding DUF1259 domain-containing protein, with the protein MALVLALLFTGMAHAQQSQGNSPRDVGLDTADLERRASAKGELIADEGVFKVSLPRTDLKVSAAGVKLTPPLGLTAWAAFKRVGDATMVMGDIVLLEDQVNPVMDVALQNGLEVTALHNHFFWDSPKVMFMHVGGMGEAGQLADAVGKVFARLRETGGGKGRVPRASIDPARSKLDAAQLDALLGQKGTYKDGVYKVTVGRTVRMHWHEMGKAMGVNTWAAFAGTPQRAVVDGDFAMLEGELQAVLKALRAANIDVVAIHNHMTGEEPRMMFLHYWGVGPAEALARGVHSALILTTAPTGTGAH; encoded by the coding sequence TTGGCGCTGGTCCTCGCGCTGCTATTCACCGGCATGGCTCATGCCCAGCAATCCCAGGGCAACTCACCCAGGGATGTGGGGCTCGACACCGCGGATCTCGAGCGGAGAGCCAGCGCCAAGGGCGAGCTGATCGCTGACGAGGGGGTATTCAAGGTGAGCCTGCCTCGCACCGACCTCAAGGTGAGTGCGGCTGGCGTGAAGCTCACCCCGCCGCTCGGCCTGACCGCGTGGGCCGCCTTCAAGCGCGTGGGGGACGCCACCATGGTGATGGGCGACATCGTCCTGCTCGAGGACCAGGTGAACCCGGTGATGGACGTGGCGCTCCAGAACGGGCTGGAGGTCACGGCTTTGCACAACCACTTCTTCTGGGACAGCCCCAAGGTGATGTTCATGCACGTGGGCGGCATGGGCGAGGCCGGCCAGCTCGCCGACGCCGTGGGCAAGGTGTTCGCCCGGCTGCGCGAAACGGGTGGCGGCAAGGGGCGGGTGCCACGCGCATCCATCGACCCCGCTCGCTCGAAGCTCGATGCCGCGCAACTCGACGCGCTGCTGGGGCAGAAGGGTACCTACAAGGACGGCGTCTACAAGGTCACCGTGGGCCGCACCGTGCGCATGCACTGGCACGAGATGGGCAAGGCGATGGGAGTCAACACCTGGGCGGCGTTCGCTGGCACTCCACAGCGGGCCGTGGTGGATGGGGATTTCGCCATGCTGGAGGGGGAACTGCAGGCCGTCCTCAAGGCCCTGAGGGCCGCGAACATCGATGTCGTCGCCATCCACAACCACATGACAGGCGAAGAGCCTCGGATGATGTTCCTGCACTACTGGGGCGTGGGCCCGGCCGAGGCACTCGCGCGTGGTGTGCATTCGGCCCTGATCCTCACCACGGCGCCCACCGGGACAGGCGCGCACTGA
- a CDS encoding chromate resistance protein ChrB domain-containing protein has translation MKWVARKRIQINRTATAWLVRRFIDPAAEFIFAEPEQRVRGC, from the coding sequence ATGAAGTGGGTTGCTCGGAAGCGCATTCAAATCAATCGGACGGCCACCGCGTGGCTGGTACGTCGCTTTATCGACCCGGCCGCCGAGTTCATCTTCGCCGAGCCTGAGCAACGTGTCCGGGGCTGCTGA
- a CDS encoding amidohydrolase family protein, producing the protein MPACWRSLSLRVLWGVVLAWWLPQEVLAQQPVGPSRVAIRAARLFDGKNAKLLTDAVVLVEANRIKAVGSKLTIPEGTQVIDLGDVTLLPGLIDVHSHLLLSDDIAQGPDSLEVTVARLSTAERALLGVKLGREVLEVGFTTVRDVGNSGVNGDVALRNAIQKGWVEGPRISACTRALAPHGGQFGRLQPGAQALIEQEYVSIAGADEARRAVRQAVYDGADCIKVIGDNGYNVLSEEELKVIVEEAHRVKRPVAVHTTKDESIRAAVAAGVDSIEHGYSLPEDVLTPMARKRIFLVSTYGSVEQCEDLDTMPGDEAMKRARKERCRKATEQGHAQLRRAVAAGVRVAVGSDSYTEVPGKTRGDSTLTYLLAYGEAGLSAVDVLRAATSSAAELLRVQDRLGSLEAGKLADVIAVKGDPMKDLSALRQVRFVMKDGKVVVAPVEEARQVTAPAH; encoded by the coding sequence ATGCCCGCGTGCTGGCGTTCGCTGTCGCTGAGAGTCCTGTGGGGTGTCGTCCTGGCCTGGTGGCTTCCCCAGGAGGTGCTGGCGCAGCAGCCCGTGGGACCCTCGCGGGTGGCCATTCGCGCGGCGAGGCTGTTCGATGGGAAGAACGCGAAGCTGCTCACGGACGCCGTGGTGCTCGTCGAGGCCAACCGCATCAAGGCGGTGGGCAGCAAGCTGACGATTCCCGAGGGGACGCAGGTCATCGACCTGGGAGACGTGACGCTCCTGCCGGGGCTCATCGACGTGCATTCGCACCTGCTGCTGAGCGACGACATCGCGCAGGGGCCGGACAGCCTGGAGGTCACCGTCGCGCGCCTGAGCACGGCGGAGCGCGCGCTGCTGGGAGTGAAGCTGGGACGCGAGGTGCTGGAGGTGGGGTTCACCACGGTGCGGGACGTGGGCAACTCCGGGGTGAACGGGGACGTGGCGCTGCGCAATGCCATCCAGAAGGGCTGGGTGGAGGGGCCGCGCATCTCCGCGTGCACGCGCGCGCTCGCGCCGCACGGTGGGCAGTTCGGGCGGCTCCAGCCGGGGGCGCAGGCGCTCATCGAGCAGGAGTACGTCTCCATCGCCGGCGCGGACGAGGCGCGGCGCGCGGTGCGGCAGGCCGTGTACGACGGCGCGGATTGCATCAAGGTCATCGGGGACAACGGGTACAACGTCCTCTCGGAGGAGGAGCTGAAGGTCATCGTCGAGGAGGCGCACCGCGTGAAGCGCCCGGTGGCGGTGCACACCACGAAGGACGAGAGCATCCGCGCGGCGGTGGCGGCGGGCGTGGACTCCATCGAGCACGGGTACTCGCTGCCGGAGGACGTGCTGACGCCGATGGCGCGCAAGCGCATCTTCCTGGTGTCTACGTATGGCTCGGTGGAGCAGTGCGAGGACCTTGACACGATGCCCGGGGACGAGGCGATGAAGCGCGCGCGCAAGGAGCGGTGTCGCAAGGCCACCGAGCAGGGGCATGCGCAGCTCCGCCGCGCGGTGGCGGCAGGCGTCAGGGTGGCGGTGGGCTCGGACAGCTACACGGAGGTGCCGGGCAAGACGCGCGGCGACTCCACGCTGACCTATCTGCTCGCGTACGGAGAGGCGGGCCTGTCGGCGGTGGACGTCCTGCGCGCGGCGACGTCGAGCGCGGCGGAGTTGCTGCGTGTCCAGGACCGGCTGGGGTCTCTCGAGGCGGGGAAGCTCGCGGACGTGATTGCGGTGAAGGGCGACCCGATGAAGGAC